From Pan troglodytes isolate AG18354 chromosome 9, NHGRI_mPanTro3-v2.0_pri, whole genome shotgun sequence, the proteins below share one genomic window:
- the ACAD8 gene encoding isobutyryl-CoA dehydrogenase, mitochondrial isoform X7, whose protein sequence is MLWSGCRRFGARLGCLPGGLRVLVQTGHRSLTSCIDPSMGLNEEQKEFQKVAFDFAAREMAPNMAEWDQKELFPVDVMRKAAQLGFGGVYVQTDVGGSGLSRLDTSVIFEALATGCTSTTAYISIHNMCAWMIDSFGNEEQRHKFCPPLCTMEKFASYCLTEPGSGSDAASLLTSAKKQGDHYILNGSKAFISGAGESDVYVVMCRTGGPGPKGISCIVVEKGTPGLSFGKKEKKVGWNSQPTRAVIFEDCAVPVANRIGSEGQGFLIAVRGLNGGRINIASCSLGAAHASVILTRDHLNVRKQFGEPLASNQYLQFKLADMATRLVAARLMVRNAAVALQEERKDAVALCSMAKLFATDECFAICNQALQMHGGYGYLKDYAVQQYVRDSRVHQILEELFWQRPGVQSRSFVPVGGLRSPCCCPFPLEICEKGELR, encoded by the exons ATGCTGTGGAGCGGCTGCCGGCGTTTCGGGGCGCGCCTCGGCTGCCTGCCCGGCGGTCTCCGGGTCCTCGTCCAGACCGGCCACCGGAGCTTGACCTCCTGCATCGACC CTTCCATGGGACTTAATGAAGAGcagaaagaatttcaaaaagtGGCCTTTGACTTTGCTGCCCGAGAGATGGCTCCAAATATGGCAGAGTGGGACCAGAAG GAGCTGTTCCCAGTGGACGTGATGCGGAAGGCAGCCCAGCTAGGCTTCGGAGGGGTCTACGTACAAACAGATGTGGGCGGGTCTGGGCTGTCACGTCTTGATACCTCTGTCATTTTTGAAGCCTTGGCTACAGGCTGCACCAGCACCACAGCCTATATAAGCATCCACAA CATGTGTGCCTGGATGATTGATAGCTTCggaaatgaggaacagaggcacAAATTTTGCCCACCGCTCTGTACCATGGAGAAGTTTGCTTCCTACTGCCTCACTGAACCAG GAAGTGGGAGTGATGCTGCCTCTCTTCTGACCTCCGCTAAGAAACAGGGAGATCATTACATCCTCAATGGCTCCAAG GCCTTCATCAGTGGTGCTGGTGAGTCAGACGTCTATGTGGTCATGTGCCGAACAGGAGGGCCAGGCCCCAAGGGCATCTCATGCATAGTTGTTGAGAAGGGGACCCCTGGCCTCAGCTTTggcaagaaggagaaaaag GTGGGGTGGAACTCCCAGCCAACACGAGCTGTGATCTTCGAAGACTGTGCTGTCCCTGTGGCCAACAGAATTGGGAGCGAGGGGCAGGGCTTCCTCATTGCCGTGAGAGGACTGAACGGAGGGAGGATCAACATTG CTTCCTGCTCCCTGGGGGCTGCCCACGCCTCTGTCATCCTCACCCGAGACCACCTCAATGTCCGGAAGCAGTTTGGAGAGCCTCTGGCCAGTAACCAG TACTTGCAATTCAAACTGGCTGATATGGCAACAAGGCTGGTGGCCGCGCGGCTGATGGTCCGCAATGCAGCAGTGGCTCtgcaggaggaaaggaaggatgcAGTGGCCTTGTGCTCCATGGCCAAGCTCTTTGCTACAGATGAATGCTTTGCC ATCTGCAACCAGGCCTTGCAGATGCACGGGGGCTACGGCTACCTGAAGGATTACGCTGTTCAGCAGTACGTGCGGGACTCCAGGGTCCACCAGATTCTAGAAG AGCTGTTCTGGCAGCGGCCTGGAGTCCAGAGCCGCAGCTTCGTCCCTGTGGGGGGCCTCAGATCGCCCTGCTGCTGCCCTTTTCCTCTGGAGATCTGCGAGAAGGGTGAACTGAGATAA